Proteins encoded in a region of the Chryseobacterium piperi genome:
- a CDS encoding Fur family transcriptional regulator, which produces MKQVRNTHAKTEILNIINNSENALSHTAIQEKIGDLCNRVTIYRVLDRLEEEGKIHKIVNVDGVVNYAKCHHCEENNHSHNHIHFNCEKCQSVTCIENIVPEISLPKNFIAKSYNFVVSGICPKCIN; this is translated from the coding sequence ATGAAACAAGTCAGAAATACCCACGCAAAAACAGAGATATTGAATATTATCAACAACTCTGAGAACGCATTGTCACATACAGCTATACAAGAAAAAATAGGTGATTTATGCAACCGTGTTACGATCTACCGAGTCTTGGATCGATTGGAAGAGGAAGGAAAAATCCACAAGATCGTTAATGTTGATGGTGTTGTCAATTATGCCAAATGTCATCACTGTGAAGAAAACAATCATTCACATAACCACATTCATTTCAATTGTGAAAAGTGTCAATCGGTTACCTGCATAGAAAATATTGTCCCTGAAATTTCATTGCCGAAAAATTTCATTGCCAAAAGCTATAATTTTGTAGTAAGCGGAATTTGTCCTAAATGTATCAACTAA
- a CDS encoding Na+/H+ antiporter, with the protein MIENFPFYLSLIVAIVLLVMLANKIKVAYPVLLVIAGLLISFIPGVPAMKIDPELIFIIFLPPLLYEAAWSISWKELWKWRRIIGSFAFVVVFLTAMSVAFVANYFIPGFSLALGFLLGGIVSPPDAVSAGAILKFVKVPKRMASILEGESLLNDASSLIILRFAMVAVATGQFIWHEAVFSFSWMVVGGVGIGLLIGWIFMKIHKNLPTDANMDTILTIVAPYIMYIAAEEVHSSGVLSVVSGGLLLSNHRHRILSASSRLRGINVWQSFAFVLNGLVFLLIGLDLPEITSGLEGVSLSAAIGYGLLITGVLIVVRLLSAYGAVIITLIARNYIRVADTRSPGFKAPIIMGWTGMRGVVSLAAALSIPTQLYPGGPDFPQRNLILFITFIVILTTLLVQGLTLPFLIRKVNMPSFDDYLSDEEADEVIRKMMAKHTLEYLTEHYGDILEKSPFLRSIHSKWKEKIDDESNIQVSPEVKLAYLDVLNQQRLLLIDQNHHKEFDEDLIRKHMMRIDLEEERIKYAH; encoded by the coding sequence ATGATAGAGAATTTCCCATTCTATTTATCCCTTATTGTGGCTATTGTACTGCTGGTTATGCTGGCAAACAAAATAAAAGTCGCTTATCCTGTATTGCTTGTTATTGCAGGCTTGCTGATTAGTTTTATTCCGGGGGTTCCGGCAATGAAAATTGATCCAGAATTAATTTTTATTATTTTCCTTCCTCCTTTGCTGTATGAAGCAGCCTGGTCTATTTCATGGAAAGAATTATGGAAATGGAGACGTATTATTGGGAGCTTTGCTTTCGTAGTCGTTTTCCTTACCGCCATGTCTGTGGCTTTTGTCGCCAATTATTTTATTCCGGGATTTTCTTTGGCACTAGGATTTTTATTAGGTGGAATTGTTTCTCCTCCTGATGCTGTTAGTGCAGGAGCGATTCTCAAGTTTGTAAAAGTACCGAAAAGGATGGCTTCCATTTTAGAAGGTGAAAGTCTTTTGAATGATGCGTCCTCGCTAATTATACTTCGTTTTGCAATGGTAGCAGTAGCTACCGGTCAATTCATATGGCATGAAGCTGTATTTAGTTTCTCCTGGATGGTTGTGGGTGGAGTAGGCATAGGTCTGTTAATAGGATGGATCTTTATGAAAATACACAAAAATCTTCCTACGGATGCCAATATGGATACTATTCTGACAATTGTAGCCCCTTATATTATGTATATCGCAGCAGAAGAGGTTCATAGCTCCGGAGTTTTGTCTGTGGTCAGTGGAGGTTTGCTTTTATCTAACCACCGGCACCGTATCTTAAGTGCATCATCAAGACTGCGGGGGATTAATGTTTGGCAAAGCTTTGCTTTTGTACTCAACGGTCTTGTTTTCTTGCTAATAGGACTGGACCTGCCTGAAATTACTTCTGGATTAGAAGGAGTTAGTCTTTCTGCAGCGATTGGTTATGGGTTGCTGATTACCGGAGTACTGATTGTGGTGAGACTTTTGTCTGCTTATGGAGCCGTAATTATTACGCTCATTGCCCGAAATTATATCAGGGTTGCTGATACCAGAAGTCCAGGATTTAAAGCGCCGATTATTATGGGATGGACAGGAATGCGAGGGGTAGTGTCTCTGGCTGCTGCACTTTCGATTCCCACCCAGTTATACCCTGGTGGTCCGGATTTCCCACAAAGAAACCTTATTTTGTTTATCACGTTTATTGTTATATTGACCACTCTTCTTGTGCAAGGGCTTACACTTCCTTTTTTAATTAGGAAAGTTAATATGCCATCTTTCGATGATTATTTATCCGATGAAGAAGCTGATGAGGTTATCAGGAAAATGATGGCTAAACATACGTTGGAATATCTTACTGAACATTATGGTGATATTCTGGAAAAAAGTCCTTTTTTGAGAAGTATACATAGTAAATGGAAGGAAAAAATAGACGACGAGTCCAATATTCAGGTATCTCCTGAAGTAAAGCTGGCTTATCTCGACGTTTTAAACCAGCAGCGCTTATTACTCATAGATCAGAATCACCATAAAGAATTCGATGAAGATCTGATAAGAAAGCATATGATGAGAATTGACCTTGAAGAAGAGAGAATCAAATATGCACATTAA
- a CDS encoding alkaline phosphatase, which yields MDRRKFLKGSALLSGILAINPIDLLANTADVLPKGKRKAKNIIFMVSDGMSSGTLAMANLYSQNILGRNGYWINLYLENKVSRALMDTASASSIVTDSAAASSSFGGGFRVKNGVLNIGANGEKYMPIWQKFQKAGKKTGCVTTVTITHATPAGFCVNSASRNAEPEIAKMYAHIGFDVMMGGGDEFFNPAKREDKKDVYGLYRQKGYQILKDRSALQNIEKGKKVLGIFSTGALPYAIDRSNTVDLQSTPTLAEMSKAAINQMKDHKEGFVLQIEGGKVDWSAHANDVSALIHDQIAFEEAVKVAVDFAEKDKNTLVIITTDHGNANPGTIYGVDSTKKFNSISDYRFTNEYILNAIHPDFNLQQIKDWIYETNKLSLANDEAKHLLSFYNSLEKEDGLYNYKKLPFKLYSEIQKNHNSVGWISMDHSGDYVELAMFGPGSELLKPFVKNTELHYLMLEATELDR from the coding sequence ATGGACAGACGGAAGTTTCTAAAAGGTTCGGCACTGCTTTCCGGAATATTGGCTATTAATCCCATTGATCTTTTAGCCAACACGGCTGATGTACTGCCGAAAGGGAAGAGGAAAGCCAAAAATATTATCTTCATGGTTAGTGATGGGATGAGTTCCGGAACCTTGGCAATGGCTAATTTGTATTCTCAGAATATTCTGGGTAGAAATGGATATTGGATCAATCTTTATCTTGAAAACAAAGTATCAAGAGCATTAATGGATACTGCATCGGCAAGCTCAATCGTTACGGATTCCGCGGCTGCAAGCTCCTCATTCGGAGGTGGATTCCGGGTAAAAAATGGAGTTCTAAATATCGGAGCTAATGGAGAAAAGTACATGCCTATCTGGCAAAAATTCCAAAAAGCAGGCAAGAAAACAGGCTGTGTAACCACTGTAACCATTACGCATGCTACACCGGCGGGATTTTGTGTAAACTCAGCCAGTAGAAATGCCGAACCTGAAATAGCAAAAATGTATGCTCATATTGGGTTTGATGTTATGATGGGAGGTGGTGACGAATTCTTTAACCCTGCAAAAAGAGAAGATAAAAAGGATGTCTATGGACTGTACCGACAAAAAGGATATCAGATTCTGAAAGACCGATCGGCTCTGCAGAACATTGAGAAAGGTAAAAAGGTGCTGGGTATTTTCAGTACAGGGGCATTACCTTATGCTATAGACAGGTCCAACACTGTTGACTTGCAAAGCACACCGACGCTTGCTGAAATGTCGAAAGCAGCTATAAATCAGATGAAAGATCATAAAGAAGGTTTTGTCCTTCAGATTGAAGGAGGAAAAGTAGACTGGTCAGCTCATGCCAATGATGTTAGCGCCCTCATTCACGACCAAATTGCTTTCGAGGAAGCAGTGAAAGTTGCTGTTGACTTTGCGGAAAAAGATAAAAATACATTAGTCATTATTACCACAGATCATGGTAACGCAAATCCTGGAACAATCTACGGGGTTGACTCCACAAAAAAATTCAATTCAATTTCTGATTACAGATTTACGAATGAATATATCCTGAATGCCATTCATCCCGATTTTAATCTTCAGCAGATTAAAGATTGGATTTATGAGACCAATAAGTTGAGTCTTGCCAATGATGAAGCAAAGCATCTTTTAAGTTTCTATAACAGTCTGGAAAAAGAAGATGGATTGTATAACTATAAAAAGCTTCCCTTTAAACTCTATTCGGAAATTCAGAAAAACCATAATTCTGTCGGGTGGATCAGTATGGATCATTCCGGGGATTACGTAGAACTGGCTATGTTTGGTCCAGGAAGTGAACTGCTAAAACCTTTTGTAAAAAATACAGAACTGCATTATTTAATGCTGGAAGCGACCGAATTGGATCGGTAA
- a CDS encoding MerC domain-containing protein, with the protein MKSKILDAIGISAAVLCLIHCIIFPLLMVIPLGISHNPYVDLGFLLIGVVVVYRVTKQTSVRWLKWLFWMSIILISISVALDLIYEIHVPLIYLGAAGLIAGHIINFKHHKH; encoded by the coding sequence ATGAAATCAAAGATTTTAGATGCAATAGGAATTTCTGCAGCGGTTTTATGCCTTATTCATTGTATTATTTTTCCTCTTTTAATGGTTATTCCACTAGGAATTTCTCATAACCCTTATGTCGATCTTGGCTTTCTTTTGATTGGTGTGGTAGTGGTGTACAGAGTGACAAAGCAAACTTCAGTTCGTTGGTTGAAATGGCTTTTCTGGATGTCAATTATTTTAATTTCTATTTCGGTAGCACTTGACCTGATTTATGAAATCCATGTTCCTTTGATCTATCTTGGGGCAGCTGGACTGATTGCCGGACATATCATTAATTTCAAACACCATAAACATTAA
- a CDS encoding IS1182 family transposase, with product MLSTSKVVFKDYTPKENLLFPPNLSELIDERHPVKIVSNIIDGLDIKSLIKTYKPGGTSCYHPKMLLKVLIYGYLSNIYSSRKMEQALKENIHFMWLSAMSRPDHNTLNRFRSERLKGEIKAIFTQIVLLLEKEGLVSLKTTFVDGTKIEANANRYTFVWGRAVKKHKERIAEQLEELWNYAETVAKDELENTESIDFKEVDSEKVTQTIEKINEVLKDKKVASKVRQKLNYAKKNWADNLEKYKKQQELLEDRNSYSKTDTDATFMRMKEDHMRNGQLKPAYNLQISTHRQFILHYSIHPNPTDTKTLATHLLGFEESYHKAPKELVADAGYGSEENYNLLKSKKIKAYVKYNYFRKDQKSGQITTSQNNPKLAKIREKVFKLLNTSKGIKLRKQRSHDVEPVFAELKHNKNFKRFMLRGKNKVEVEIGILAIAHNLKKMSKAA from the coding sequence GTGTTAAGTACGTCAAAAGTAGTCTTTAAAGATTACACCCCCAAAGAAAATCTGCTTTTTCCTCCCAATTTATCGGAGTTGATTGATGAGCGACATCCTGTGAAAATTGTTTCAAACATTATTGATGGCTTGGATATCAAAAGCTTAATTAAAACCTACAAACCTGGCGGAACATCTTGCTACCACCCGAAAATGCTTTTGAAAGTTTTGATTTATGGCTATTTAAGCAATATCTATTCAAGCCGCAAAATGGAGCAGGCCTTGAAAGAAAACATCCATTTTATGTGGCTCTCTGCAATGAGCCGTCCCGATCATAACACCTTAAACAGGTTCCGTAGTGAACGATTGAAAGGTGAGATTAAAGCTATTTTCACACAAATTGTTCTTCTTTTGGAAAAGGAAGGTTTGGTAAGTCTGAAAACCACTTTTGTAGATGGCACCAAGATAGAAGCCAATGCCAATCGCTATACTTTTGTTTGGGGAAGAGCTGTCAAAAAACACAAAGAAAGGATTGCAGAGCAATTAGAAGAGCTTTGGAACTATGCAGAAACAGTTGCCAAAGACGAGCTTGAAAATACAGAAAGTATTGATTTTAAAGAAGTAGATTCTGAAAAAGTAACTCAAACCATCGAAAAGATCAATGAAGTTTTGAAAGATAAAAAAGTAGCTTCAAAAGTTCGTCAGAAACTGAATTATGCTAAGAAAAACTGGGCAGATAATTTAGAGAAATATAAAAAACAGCAAGAATTATTAGAAGATAGAAATTCCTATTCCAAAACCGATACAGACGCTACTTTTATGCGAATGAAGGAGGATCATATGCGAAACGGACAACTAAAACCCGCTTACAATCTACAAATTTCTACCCATAGACAATTCATTTTACATTATTCAATTCATCCCAACCCAACAGACACCAAAACATTAGCGACTCATTTACTGGGTTTTGAAGAAAGCTATCATAAAGCTCCCAAAGAGCTTGTTGCTGATGCTGGTTATGGCTCAGAAGAAAATTACAACTTGTTAAAATCTAAGAAAATAAAAGCTTATGTTAAATATAATTACTTCAGAAAAGATCAGAAATCGGGACAAATAACCACTTCACAAAACAATCCTAAATTGGCAAAAATCAGAGAAAAGGTTTTCAAACTTCTTAATACCAGCAAGGGCATAAAACTCAGAAAACAAAGATCCCATGATGTTGAACCTGTTTTTGCAGAGCTCAAACACAACAAAAATTTTAAACGATTCATGCTTCGGGGAAAAAATAAAGTCGAGGTAGAAATCGGCATACTCGCAATTGCCCACAATCTAAAGAAAATGTCAAAAGCAGCCTAA
- a CDS encoding MalY/PatB family protein, producing the protein MKHNFDEIIPRRGTDSIKWDMIEDADVLPMWVADMDFKTPPEIIKALSDRAAQGVFGYNTIPAAFYDAIIDWWKLSHQIVLKKEWLLPVPGMIPTISAVIRAYLQPGDQILVQSPVYNHFYTLIENCGCNAVENHLMYSNGSYQIDFEDFERKASDPKTKMLLLCNPHNPVGRVWTKEELEKIALICSKYQVMVVSDEIHADLVYNGHRHISFASVAENLDLKSVTCGSPCKTFNISSLSVAYAISKDEEILKKIEKVLIMQETESVNPFAAEALIAAYKYGRSWMEDLKEYLYDNYLYLVEFCKKYIPEITVSPLEATYLVWLDCNFMGEKSDDLSQSLLKKEKLWLNAGSIYGSSGEGFLRINIACPRTMLEDGLQRLKRYIKGEE; encoded by the coding sequence ATGAAACACAATTTTGATGAAATAATACCAAGAAGAGGTACTGATTCCATAAAATGGGATATGATAGAAGATGCTGATGTTTTACCGATGTGGGTGGCTGATATGGATTTTAAAACACCTCCTGAAATTATAAAAGCACTTTCAGATAGAGCTGCTCAGGGAGTGTTTGGCTATAATACGATTCCTGCTGCTTTTTATGATGCAATAATAGATTGGTGGAAACTAAGCCATCAGATCGTTTTGAAAAAAGAGTGGCTGTTGCCGGTTCCTGGAATGATACCCACCATTTCGGCTGTTATAAGAGCCTATCTCCAGCCCGGAGATCAGATTTTAGTGCAGTCTCCTGTCTACAATCATTTCTATACACTTATTGAGAATTGTGGCTGTAATGCTGTTGAAAATCATTTGATGTATTCCAATGGAAGCTATCAGATCGATTTTGAGGATTTTGAACGAAAAGCCTCTGATCCGAAAACGAAAATGTTGCTTTTATGTAACCCTCATAATCCTGTTGGAAGAGTCTGGACCAAAGAGGAACTGGAAAAAATAGCATTGATTTGTTCGAAATATCAGGTGATGGTAGTTTCGGATGAGATCCATGCGGATCTTGTTTATAATGGCCATCGTCATATCTCTTTTGCTTCTGTTGCAGAGAATTTGGATCTGAAATCGGTAACTTGCGGGTCACCTTGCAAAACATTCAATATATCCAGTTTGTCAGTAGCTTATGCCATCAGTAAAGATGAAGAAATACTCAAAAAGATTGAAAAAGTACTGATCATGCAGGAAACAGAATCTGTTAACCCCTTTGCGGCAGAGGCATTGATTGCTGCTTATAAATATGGGCGTAGCTGGATGGAAGATTTAAAAGAATATCTGTATGATAATTACCTGTATCTGGTTGAGTTTTGCAAAAAATATATACCGGAAATTACAGTAAGTCCTTTAGAGGCCACCTATCTTGTATGGCTGGACTGTAATTTTATGGGAGAGAAATCTGATGACCTTTCTCAATCATTGCTTAAAAAAGAAAAGCTCTGGCTTAATGCCGGGAGTATATATGGAAGTTCAGGAGAAGGATTTCTCAGGATCAATATTGCCTGTCCCAGAACAATGCTGGAAGATGGACTTCAGCGCTTAAAAAGATACATTAAGGGAGAAGAATAA
- a CDS encoding MFS transporter → MEQINNTINPADKAVKNSQRFKYIKLCIFLSGLSVFAQLYLFQPLLPIVADHFHSSVGDSSLLVSSSTIGMAAGLLFFAFNADSYSRKKLMTFSLVSSALLTIISTWIPSLTLLIFIGVLKGFVISGVSAVALAYLTEEVHTSVVALAISMYLSGNTIGGMSGRILATVLAGELGWRTAVLIIGIESLILGIIFWKLFPDSKFFNPQKVDYHLKIKQMQKFLTDPYTLRLYLIAALLMGTFVSVYNYLTFRLEAPPFSLNHFYIAFIFLMYTFGVFGTMLTSRLSKRMEQKSILKGAILFMLGGISLLLSENIYIVIFGLGLFTLSFFAAHTMASQMTTLRAKEGKSSATSIYWLFYYFGSSILGSGTGYLLHGTSWTFFILFLIFSILIAFSLTYHKIHHNS, encoded by the coding sequence ATGGAACAGATCAACAATACTATAAATCCGGCTGATAAAGCAGTTAAAAATAGTCAGCGTTTTAAATATATCAAATTATGTATTTTCCTTTCCGGATTATCTGTATTTGCTCAACTTTATCTTTTTCAACCATTGCTTCCCATTGTTGCAGATCATTTTCATAGCAGTGTCGGAGACAGCTCATTGCTGGTTTCCTCTTCCACAATAGGAATGGCAGCTGGCCTTTTATTCTTTGCTTTTAATGCGGACAGCTACTCCAGGAAAAAATTAATGACATTTTCTTTAGTATCTTCTGCACTCCTCACCATTATATCAACATGGATTCCTAGTCTTACATTATTGATCTTTATAGGGGTTTTAAAAGGATTCGTTATTTCAGGAGTTTCAGCGGTAGCACTTGCTTATCTTACAGAAGAAGTTCACACTTCCGTTGTTGCTTTAGCTATCAGCATGTATCTCAGCGGGAATACTATTGGCGGAATGAGTGGGAGAATTCTGGCAACAGTACTGGCAGGAGAACTGGGATGGAGAACTGCCGTTTTGATTATCGGGATTGAAAGCCTCATACTAGGAATTATATTCTGGAAATTATTTCCGGATTCAAAATTCTTCAATCCTCAAAAAGTAGATTATCATCTGAAGATAAAACAGATGCAAAAGTTTCTCACCGATCCGTATACGCTCCGCCTCTATCTTATTGCAGCATTGCTGATGGGTACTTTTGTAAGTGTATACAATTATCTTACTTTTCGTCTGGAAGCTCCCCCTTTTTCTCTTAATCATTTTTACATTGCTTTCATATTTCTGATGTATACCTTTGGTGTTTTTGGGACCATGCTTACAAGCCGGTTGTCAAAGAGAATGGAACAGAAAAGTATTTTAAAAGGAGCCATTCTTTTTATGCTGGGAGGAATTTCTTTACTACTGTCTGAAAATATCTATATTGTTATTTTTGGATTAGGCTTATTTACTCTTTCCTTTTTTGCTGCTCATACCATGGCAAGTCAGATGACCACCCTTCGGGCAAAAGAAGGAAAATCTTCAGCGACATCCATTTACTGGCTCTTTTATTATTTTGGCTCAAGTATTCTGGGAAGTGGCACCGGATATTTGCTTCATGGTACTTCCTGGACTTTTTTTATTCTATTTCTTATTTTCTCTATTCTTATTGCTTTTTCGCTTACTTATCATAAAATTCATCACAATTCATAA